Part of the Dermatophilus congolensis genome is shown below.
CACACAATTCAACGCACCGACATGGTCTCGATCCTGTTCGCAACCACCACCAGTCGCAGCATCGCCAACGTCGCAGCAGCACTCGTAGCGTTCTCCTCACTCGTAGTGCTCTACCTGTTCAAAGACAGCGTTTCCGGCGGAATCCAAATATTGCTATGGGCACTCGTAGCAGCAGTAATGGTCAGCTACATGGTGCAGTTCGAAGGGCGCCGCTGGCCGGTCGGAGTGGGCGTGATGCTCACCGTTTTCGCCGCATTCATGTACTCCTGGCCCCTGCAAGCCCTGCTCCCCACCTACTACAAACAAGCCCTGGGAATGAGCACAGAAGTGGCATCAAACCTGGTCACGGCCACATCCTTCGGCGCCGCAGCAGGCTGCATCATGGCCGGATTCCTCGGAGACCGGTTCGGCACCCGCAAGGCCTACTGGTGCTCGCTGCTGTTCTCCGAAGTGTTGATCCTGCCAGTGTTTCTAATCAGCCGAGACATGGTGCATTCCTCGCTCTGGTGGATCGTGCTGCTCGGCGTGTTCATCTTCGTGCAGCAAATGTTCGGGCAAGGAATCGCTGGGCTACTACCCAAGTTCATCGCCAACTATTTCTCTGTTGACAAACGCGCCGCAGGGCTCGGGTTCTCCTACAACGTCGGTGCCCTCGGCGGAGCAATCGCACCCGTTCTCGGCATCGCCCTGGCCGGCGATCCAAAAACCGGCTCCGGAGGGTTACTACCCGCCGCATGGGGGCTGGGCTGGACGTTATGCATCTTGTCCCTCACGTTCACCGCAATCGTCATCGCCATGATCGCCTTCAACTTCCCCTACCAGTTGCAGAAACTTTTCGCCCCCGAAGCCATACGCCCCACCGACCGAGCAGATTTCGAAACAGCGCAAAAAAACATGCTGCTCTCCCGAGAAATCGTCAACGAAAAACCGCCCGCACACGCCTGAACACGTTCATCAACCAACCAAGCTAGAAACGGAAAAACACCCCTATGAGCACTGCTTTCACTGGCGTTATCCCCCCAGTAGTCACCCCCTTAACCGAACAGGGAGAACTCGACATTCCCTCCTTCGAGAAAGTGATCAACCGTCTCCTTACCCACGGCGTCGACGGCCTCTTCATTCTCGGATCAACCTCCGAAGTGGCGTTCTTCGAAGATGACATGCGCGACCACGTCCTACAAGAAGCAGTACGCATCACCGCCGGACGCGCACCCATCCTGGCTGGCGTGATCGACACCGAAACTCGGCGAGTAATCAGCCACATCCGCCGCGCCGAACACATCGGAGTCGACGCTGTCGTCGCCACCGCGCCGTTCTACGCCATCACCGGCCCCACCGAAATCAGTAACCACTTCCGTGCACTCCATCACGCCACCAACCTGCCTATCTTCGCCTACGACCTGCCCGTATGCGTTCACGTAAAACTGCCCGTAGACCTCCTTGTCGAGCTGGGGAGAGAAGGCGCCATAGCCGGAGTGAAAGATTCTTCCGGTGACGACGTCTCCTTCCGCCGTCTGGTCACAGCCAACAAAGCCGCCGGGTCACCTCTATCCGTGCTGACCGGGCACGAGGTAGTCGTTGACGGAGCGTTCATGTCCGGGGCCGACGGTGTTGTTCCCGGCTTAGCCAATGTTGACGCCCGCCCCTACGTCGCCATGTACAAGGCCTATCGTGAAGGCGACTGGGCTGCGGTACGCGCCGAACAAGACACAGCCGCAGCCCTGTTCGAGATCGTGTTCGCCCCGGTCGGTGTCACTGGCCCAGCAGCCGGAGTCGGCGCCTTCAAAACAGCGATGCACCTGCTCGGCATCATCACCAGCAACACAATGAGCGTTCCCACCCCCACCCTCACCGGGGAAAACGTCGAACGCGTAGCTGCCGTGCTGCGCCGCGTCGGCATGCTCCAATAAACCCCTGCCCATGCGGAAAGAAAACACGATGATCGAGAAAATGCGCGGCGGACTCGTAGTGTCCTGCCAGGCCTACCCAGGTGAACCCCTACGCCACCCCGAAACCATGGCCCAAATGGCTGCCGCTGTTGAACACGGCGGCGCTGTCGCTGTGCGGGCCCAAGGGATCGCTGATGTGGCAGCAGTCAAAGGACGCACCACAGTCCCTGTTATCGGCATCTGGAAAGCCGGCGAACAGGGAGTTTTCATCACCCCAACCCTGCGTCACGCCCGCGCTGTCGCACTTGCTGGCGCCGACGTGATCGCCCTGGATGGAACCCGACGCCCCCGCCCCGACGGACTCACCCTGGCCGAAACAATCACCCGGTTCAAAGAAGAGTTTGACCTTCCCGTCATGGCCGACTGCGGATCCCTCGCCGATGGCCTAGCCGCAGCCGAAGCCGGGGCAGACCTGATCGGCACCACCTTGTGCGGATACACCGATGAACGCCCCCGCAGCGACGGACCTGACCTAGAAGTCATCGAACAGCTGGTGCACCACCTCGATGGTGCACGCCCAGTAGTGGCTGAAGGACGTATACACACCCCCGCTCAAGCACGACAAGCACTCGACCTAGGTGCACACAGCGTGGTGGTAGGAACAGCGATCACCCACCCCACCAGCATCACCGGATGGTTCGTGAACGCCCTGCAGCAGTGAAGAACACACAGCTCACCGCGCAGCGCGGTGAGCCAACGCCAACCGGGAACGAATGTCATCGAAGTGATGCCACATCGCCTGCCGCGAAGCGTTCGGGTCATCCCCCATGACGCACTGAGCAATCAGCAGGTGCTGCTGGCTCGTGGCACTGACCGCAGGAGTTGACGGGATGCGGTCCTGCGCGCAATGGAACGCATCCCAAAACACATCAATCAGCTCCGTAGCTAAGGCATTCGAGACACCGGAGTACAGCAACTGGTGAAAAGACCGATCGTCTTCAGCGTGAGAGGACGTCCCATCCATCCGGGAGGCCAACTCCATGAGCCGCTGCCCCGTCTGCGGCGACAACGTCCCCGTCACTTCTGCCACCAGTGAGCATTCAAGCAATGCCCGCACTTCAACCAGCTCCCGCATGCCTGCCAAGTCGCGACAGCTATCCCCACCAGTAGGTGACTTCAGTGACCGGAACACCAGACTCGGCCGGATCGCGTCAATCGATGCCGCGCCCACATACGTGCCCAGGTCACGACGAACTTCAACAATCCCCAAAGCTCGCAGCTCCCGAATCGCTTCACGTACCGTGCCGCGCGCCATCGTGAACTGCTCAGCTAGTTCCTGCTCCACCGGCAGCGGATCTCCCTGAACCAGATCGGAGGCAAGGATCCAGTCGAAGATCGCGCGGGCGGCAGGGTTCAAATTCGCACCTACCACCTGGGGAAGAGCAGCACACATGGAGGCATCCTCCCAGAGGAACGAACACATATTGCTCTTACCTCAACCACAATCTACAAGGAGAAACACTTATGACCGCCACCACCGTGGCCCTTGACGTAGGACAGTCTGGGACGCGCTGCCGCCTAACCAGCCATGAAGGCTTAATCACCCAGCATGAACGGCCCGGCATCACCTCTTCAGCGCCAGCACTATCCCAGATCGCCGCGATCATCTCCTCGCTGCCACTAACCAGCCCAACCCGGGTGCTGGTAGGCGCCTCTGGAATCAGCACCAATGACACCGCCAATCAACTACTGACACTGCTACCCGCTGCTGTCACCGAGGTTCGGCTCGCTCATGACTCAATCACCAGCTACCTGGGCTCAGTAGGAAACACCACAGGAGTAGTCACTGCTGCAGGCACAGGAGTAGTCACAATCGCAGCAGGACGCCACGGCCTCGCCCGCGTCGATGGGTGGGGGCATCTGCTCGGCGATGCCGGATCCGGCTATTGGATAGGCCGCGCCGCTCTTGAAGCCGTACTGCGTGACTTTGATGGGCGTGGCCCACACACTGCCCTAACCTCCCTCGTGCAGGACACGTTTCCTGATCTGGGCAGCGCATACGTGCAGCTCCAGTCCGATCCCGATCGAGTGCGACGTATCGCCGCATGGGCGAAAACCACAGCTGAGCTAGCCGCAACAGATGCGGTGTGCCGCACCATCTGTGAAGAAGCAGCCACACAGCTAGCGCACTCAACTATCACTGCACTGCACCGCGTAGGAGAAGACAACCGCACCGACCCTGCCGTGTGCACCGCAGGCAACGTATTCACCAGCAACCTCATCCGCGCCAGCGTGCAAGCCCAGGTCCGGGACCGTTTCCCTCAGGCACGCATCACCACCTGCGCCGGGAGCTCCCTGGAAGGAGCCGCCCTGCTCGACACCCTAGATGCTTCATCGGTGCTGTTCACACACATCTCCACCGCCAACCGGTGACCCCTGCCCTCCAGACCCCACACAGAACACGACCACACCCCAATACCCCCTCACCGCTCCCACCTCCCTACCCTGGAACAGAACCAACATCAGCTCGCCCCGGCCCTGCCCGGGCCACCCCCTCACGTCCCTGCCAGGAGAGGACCCCATGCAGCCGCCCGCCCCCCTTGCCGACACCGAGCTGCGCCGACTCCTCACCTACCTGGCCGCTGCCGCCGTTGCCGGCGGCCAACCCGTCCACGAGGTGGAAGCCGACATCCGCCGCCTCGCGACACGTTTAGGACACACCGGCGTCCAAGTGACGGCATCCCCCACCGGCATCATCCTCTCCCTCGGCGGAGGAACACCTGCCACATTCGAGACCGTCGAAGGCACCCTGCGCCTAGACCAAAGCGCCGACGTCCACGACATCCGAGCCGGACTCATGCGCGGCGACCTCACCCCCACCGACGCCCTCGAACGCCTCTCCCGCCTGCGCGCCATGCCACACAGGTACGGCTTCGGCGAATTCAACGGCGGCATGCTCTGCGTCGGCGCCGGCATCGCCCTCATTCTCCAACCCGCCTGGCCAAGCATCCTCTTCGCCGTCCTCGCAGGCCAGGTCACCGCCACCCTCATGCGCGCGTCCCGTGGGCGCGCCGCCCTGGGAGCCATGCTCCCGTTCCTCGTCGCGTTCCTCGTCGCCGTCGGTGCCTTCGGAGCCGCGATGGCTGGCCTCATCGACAATCCCATCCGCAGTCTGCTGCCACCGATCGCCGTCCTCCTGCCCGGGGCGCTCATCACCACCGGCATCTCCGAACTCGCCAGCGGCGCCATGACGGCAGGAACCTCCCGACTCGTGTTCGGCGCGGGCCAGCTACTCCTCTTCTCACTGGGTATCGCGGGGGCAGCATGGATCCTGCGCATCCCACCATCGCTACTCGACACAAGCACCCGCGGTGACCTCGGCTTGTGGGCGCCATTCGTCGGTGTTCTGCTCCTGACGGTCGGCATCAGCGCGATGGAGTCCGTCCCACCGCGCCTCATCGGCTGGATCGCCTTCATGCTGACAATCACCTTGACCGCCCAGATGATCGGCCAGAACCTCTCGGGAGCGCCGTGGTTCGGTGCCTTGCTCGGCGCGATGGTTGCCAGCTTCGGCGCCGCCATCATCGAGCTCTACCGGCCACAGCTTCCCCGCCTCGTCATCTTCCTACCCGCGTTCTGGCTGCTCGTGCCCGGCTCCCTGGGCCTGGTGTCGGTAGCACAACTCGGACTCGCCCCCGCCACTGCCGGCGCGACGCTTCTCATGTCCGCGGAGATCTTCTCCTCCATCGCACTGGGCATCATGCTCGGATCCACTGCTGCCCGCGGAATCACCATCGCCCAACGTCGCCGCCACGCCGCGAAACGGCGCCGATCAGCCCAAACCTCCTGATCACCCAGCGCTGCGCCACATACGAACCTGCGCCTCAGCGCCACCAGCTGCCGCTGAGGTACCGATGTCAACGAACCCCTTGCGGGCGTACAAGCGGACGCTGCCAGGAGTAGTGGCCTCGAGATAGCAGGGGTATTGACCAGCGCGGTCGATGCCGTGATCCAGGAGCATGCCTCCGATACCTTTCCCCGGCGTGGTCACTCCCATGAAATGCAGATACCAGTGCGGGGTGCTCGGGTGTGTCCGAGCATCGCGGACCTCCTGAACGAAGATAGTGGCGATGCGCCACCCCAACGCCGGCACGAGAGGCCCGTAGATCCGGGCCCGTTCCCGCACGGACAAGTCGAGTTCCCCCGGCGCCAGCCACGCCGCCGCACCCACGACCGTCCCGTCCTCGACGGCGACGTCGATAGCCCCTCGCCTCAGGTGATGCTGCGGCAACAGACGCTCCATCCACGCGCTGAACAGCGGCTCCTGATTTTTCGCGCCGCCAAGCATCCCCCTGGTCACAGGATCATCGGCGAACGCCCTCGCCAGCACGGCCGCCACGATAGGCATCTCATCGGCACGGGCGGATCGGATCTCGATGACAGAATCAGCCATACTCCGATCTTCCGCGACACCACCC
Proteins encoded:
- a CDS encoding FadR/GntR family transcriptional regulator — protein: MCSFLWEDASMCAALPQVVGANLNPAARAIFDWILASDLVQGDPLPVEQELAEQFTMARGTVREAIRELRALGIVEVRRDLGTYVGAASIDAIRPSLVFRSLKSPTGGDSCRDLAGMRELVEVRALLECSLVAEVTGTLSPQTGQRLMELASRMDGTSSHAEDDRSFHQLLYSGVSNALATELIDVFWDAFHCAQDRIPSTPAVSATSQQHLLIAQCVMGDDPNASRQAMWHHFDDIRSRLALAHRAAR
- a CDS encoding threonine/serine ThrE exporter family protein; amino-acid sequence: MQPPAPLADTELRRLLTYLAAAAVAGGQPVHEVEADIRRLATRLGHTGVQVTASPTGIILSLGGGTPATFETVEGTLRLDQSADVHDIRAGLMRGDLTPTDALERLSRLRAMPHRYGFGEFNGGMLCVGAGIALILQPAWPSILFAVLAGQVTATLMRASRGRAALGAMLPFLVAFLVAVGAFGAAMAGLIDNPIRSLLPPIAVLLPGALITTGISELASGAMTAGTSRLVFGAGQLLLFSLGIAGAAWILRIPPSLLDTSTRGDLGLWAPFVGVLLLTVGISAMESVPPRLIGWIAFMLTITLTAQMIGQNLSGAPWFGALLGAMVASFGAAIIELYRPQLPRLVIFLPAFWLLVPGSLGLVSVAQLGLAPATAGATLLMSAEIFSSIALGIMLGSTAARGITIAQRRRHAAKRRRSAQTS
- a CDS encoding N-acetylmannosamine-6-phosphate 2-epimerase; its protein translation is MRKENTMIEKMRGGLVVSCQAYPGEPLRHPETMAQMAAAVEHGGAVAVRAQGIADVAAVKGRTTVPVIGIWKAGEQGVFITPTLRHARAVALAGADVIALDGTRRPRPDGLTLAETITRFKEEFDLPVMADCGSLADGLAAAEAGADLIGTTLCGYTDERPRSDGPDLEVIEQLVHHLDGARPVVAEGRIHTPAQARQALDLGAHSVVVGTAITHPTSITGWFVNALQQ
- a CDS encoding MFS transporter, which encodes MTTATAPSTSWRTELTPTQWKSFWAAWVGYLLDGFDFVMITLVLTEIGTTFQVNAAMTATLVSAAFIARWFGGLLLGAVGDRFGRKEAMVISILLYAGGSVLCAIAPWFWVIFAARVCIGMGMAGEYGSSATYVIESWPTHLRNKASGFLISGFSIGAGITAQVYALIEHLCSATPAEPYAWRILFALGIIPIGLALWLRRALPEAGDYAQMRAEQERLEAAGHTIQRTDMVSILFATTTSRSIANVAAALVAFSSLVVLYLFKDSVSGGIQILLWALVAAVMVSYMVQFEGRRWPVGVGVMLTVFAAFMYSWPLQALLPTYYKQALGMSTEVASNLVTATSFGAAAGCIMAGFLGDRFGTRKAYWCSLLFSEVLILPVFLISRDMVHSSLWWIVLLGVFIFVQQMFGQGIAGLLPKFIANYFSVDKRAAGLGFSYNVGALGGAIAPVLGIALAGDPKTGSGGLLPAAWGLGWTLCILSLTFTAIVIAMIAFNFPYQLQKLFAPEAIRPTDRADFETAQKNMLLSREIVNEKPPAHA
- a CDS encoding dihydrodipicolinate synthase family protein, with the protein product MSTAFTGVIPPVVTPLTEQGELDIPSFEKVINRLLTHGVDGLFILGSTSEVAFFEDDMRDHVLQEAVRITAGRAPILAGVIDTETRRVISHIRRAEHIGVDAVVATAPFYAITGPTEISNHFRALHHATNLPIFAYDLPVCVHVKLPVDLLVELGREGAIAGVKDSSGDDVSFRRLVTANKAAGSPLSVLTGHEVVVDGAFMSGADGVVPGLANVDARPYVAMYKAYREGDWAAVRAEQDTAAALFEIVFAPVGVTGPAAGVGAFKTAMHLLGIITSNTMSVPTPTLTGENVERVAAVLRRVGMLQ
- a CDS encoding GNAT family N-acetyltransferase is translated as MADSVIEIRSARADEMPIVAAVLARAFADDPVTRGMLGGAKNQEPLFSAWMERLLPQHHLRRGAIDVAVEDGTVVGAAAWLAPGELDLSVRERARIYGPLVPALGWRIATIFVQEVRDARTHPSTPHWYLHFMGVTTPGKGIGGMLLDHGIDRAGQYPCYLEATTPGSVRLYARKGFVDIGTSAAAGGAEAQVRMWRSAG
- a CDS encoding N-acetylglucosamine kinase is translated as MTATTVALDVGQSGTRCRLTSHEGLITQHERPGITSSAPALSQIAAIISSLPLTSPTRVLVGASGISTNDTANQLLTLLPAAVTEVRLAHDSITSYLGSVGNTTGVVTAAGTGVVTIAAGRHGLARVDGWGHLLGDAGSGYWIGRAALEAVLRDFDGRGPHTALTSLVQDTFPDLGSAYVQLQSDPDRVRRIAAWAKTTAELAATDAVCRTICEEAATQLAHSTITALHRVGEDNRTDPAVCTAGNVFTSNLIRASVQAQVRDRFPQARITTCAGSSLEGAALLDTLDASSVLFTHISTANR